A window of the Lolium perenne isolate Kyuss_39 chromosome 7, Kyuss_2.0, whole genome shotgun sequence genome harbors these coding sequences:
- the LOC127317327 gene encoding ubiquitin receptor RAD23d has protein sequence MKLNVKTLKGTSFEIEAAPEASVGEVKRIIESAQGQSVYPADQQMLIYQGKILKDNTTLGDNNVAENSFLVIMLSKPKASSSSASTASKAPVSQPAASAAASTPSVPVASVARSSPSQAPVAASEPAPPSVQPSLDPAAAAVAASGDADVYSQAASNLVSGGGLEQTIQQILDMGGGTWERDMVVRALRAAYNNPERAIDYLYSGIPETVEAPPVARGPAPGQQAPSLQAPSQAQAAPLPPVQPAGGASAGPNANPLNLFPQGVPSGGSNPGAGVGAGALDALRQLPQFQALLTLVQSNPQILQPMLQELGKQNPQILRLIQENQAEFLRLVNETPESGAGASANILGALAAQLPQQVTVTAEERDAIQRLEGMGFNRELVLEVFFACNRDEELAANYLLDHGHEFEDQQ, from the exons ATGAAGCTCAACGTGAAGACCCTCAAGGGCACGAGCTTCGAGATCGAGGCGGCCCCCGAGGCCTCG GTGGGCGAGGTCAAGCGGATCATCGAGAGCGCTCAGGGGCAGAGCGTGTACCCTGCGGACCAGCAGATGCTCATATACCAGGGCAAAATCCTCAAGGACAACACCACTCTGGGAGACAACAATGTTGCCGAGAACAGCTTCCTTGTTATAATGCTGTCCAAG CCTAAGGCCTCGTCTAGTAGTGCTTCTACTGCTTCAAAGGCGCCTGTTAGTCAG CCCGCTGCCTCTGCTGCTGCTTCTACTCCATCTGTCCCTGTTGCCTCTGTTGCAAGATCATCACCTTCACAAGCACCTGTTGCTGCATCTGAACC GGCGCCTCCCAGTGTGCAACCTTCACTTGATCCAGCTGCTGCTGCTGTAGCTGCATC AGGTGATGCTGATGTATACAGTCAGGCTGCATCAAACCTTGTCTCTGGTGGCGGTCTAGAACAGACAATCCAACAAATTCTTGACATGGGTGGTGGCACCTGGGAACGTGATATGGTTGTCCGTGCTCTACGTGCTGCATATAACAATCCTGAGAGGGCTATCGACTATCTATATTCT GGAATACCTGAGACTGTAGAGGCCCCACCTGTGGCTCGAGGACCTGCTCCAGGTCAGCAGGCACCAAGCCTGCAAGCTCCATCTCAGGCTCAGGCTGCACCTCTACCACCAGTTCAGCCAGCTGGTGGCGCCTCTGCAGGGCCTAATGCAAATCCTCTAAACCTTTTCCCCCAG GGTGTTCCAAGTGGTGGGTCCAATcctggtgctggtgtgggtgccggtGCCCTTGATGCACTGCGACAGCTACCTCAG TTCCAAGCACTGCTTACATTGGTTCAGTCTAATCCTCAAATCTTGCAG CCAATGCTCCAAGAGCTGGGGAAACAAAACCCACAGATCCTGCGGTTGATTCAGGAAAATCAGGCTGAGTTTCTCCGCCTGGTTAACGAAACTCCTGAGAGTGGTGCTGGCGC GTCCGCGAATATATTAGGCGCCCTAGCAGCTCAATTGCCACAGCAGGTTACAGTTACAGCAGAAGAACGGGATGCCATCCAGCGG CTCGAGGGGATGGGGTTCAACCGTGAGCTTGTGTTGGAGGTCTTCTTTGCGTGCAACAGGGATGAAGAGCTGGCTGCCAACTATCTCTTGGATCATGGCCATGAGTTTGAGGATCAACAATAG